The Salvia miltiorrhiza cultivar Shanhuang (shh) chromosome 1, IMPLAD_Smil_shh, whole genome shotgun sequence genome has a window encoding:
- the LOC131013468 gene encoding F-box/kelch-repeat protein At3g23880-like, whose translation METRDIYPSLSKEITKEILLRLPVKSLLRFRCVSKEWQSLIDSKRFIRTHLQNSARNPSLAHHKVLLLKYVSSLPTLLQRSVLDSSDTDDALELEFPFDFIKIVGCCNGLVCLLLDRDRQREFVLWNPSLRISKKLSETDMMSFFQFYCCGFGWDESSGDYKVFAIAKRASGKSIYWIYSLKSDSWKESEEVKGWDSCKKEDRSRYDKCEMGVFASGSLHWETTDRRDVVACDLKREALGAVELPECWECCRWQGIEVIGECLMVYYWCEDSSCMDIWMKKKESWEKVVVLDDFFSPLYISPTLDPFWSGGFFFIKIGNLLVFDGKRFRNVVSLKYADVYIESLVSPLEL comes from the coding sequence ATGGAGACCCGAGACATTTACCCATCTCTTTCCAAAGAAATCACTAAAGAAATACTGTTAAGACTGCCGGTGAAATCACTCCTGAGATTCAGGTGCGTCTCGAAAGAATGGCAATCTCTGATCGACAGCAAACGATTCATCAGAACCCACCTTCAAAATTCGGCAAGAAACCCTAGTTTAGCCCACCACAAGGTTTTGCTGCTCAAATATGTGTCTTCACTGCCAACGCTGTTGCAACGCTCTGTACTCGATAGCTCAGATACTGATGATGCTCTAGAATTGGAATTCCCATTCGATTTTATTAAGATCGTTGGTTGCTGCAATGGGCTGGTTTGCCTTTTACTGGATAGAGATAGACAAAGAGAGTTTGTGTTGTGGAACCCATCTCTCAGAATCTCCAAGAAACTGTCTGAGACAGACATGATGTCGTTCTTTCAATTCTACTGTTGTGGGTTCGGTTGGGATGAATCGAGTGGCGATTACAAGGTTTTTGCGATTGCGAAGAGAGCTAGTGGAAAATCTATATATTGGATATATAGCTTGAAGAGTGATTCATGGAAGGAATCAGAGGAAGTGAAGGGTTGGGATTCATGTAAGAAGGAGGATCGTAGTAGGTATGACAAATGTGAAATGGGGGTATTTGCAAGTGGGAGTCTTCATTGGGAGACGACTGATAGACGAGACGTGGTTGCTTGCGACTTGAAGAGAGAGGCGTTGGGGGCGGTGGAGCTGCCGGAGTGCTGGGAGTGCTGCCGGTGGCAAGGTATTGAGGTTATTGGGGAATGCCTTATGGTATATTACTGGTGCGAGGATTCGAGTTGCATGGATATTTGGATGAAGAAGAAGGAGTCTTGGGAGAAAGTGGTGGTTCTTGATGACTTCTTTAGTCCTCTCTATATTTCTCCAACCTTGGATCCTTTTTGGAGTGGTgggtttttttttatcaagattGGGAATTTGTTGGTTTTTGATGGGAAAAGGTTTAGGAATGTGGTCTCGTTGAAATATGCCGATGTCTACATTGAAAGTTTAGTCTCACCATTAGAGTTATAG